CCGGCGTGCCGTCGGCGGCGTCCGGCTCCAGCAGCGGCCGCGAGCGCAGGATCACCGTCGCGTCGGCACCGCTGACGTGCGCCAGTGCGAACAGTTCGCACAGCTCCCGCTCGGCGCCGGATGCGGGCAGGCTGACCGCCGGGATCTCGGTGGCGATGTCCATCCTGAGGTCTTCGCCCGCGGTGACCGGGCCGTCGGCGGTCGGCACCGCGCAGTTGAGGCGGTGCGCTCCGCTCCCGATGGTCAGGACGAGCCCTATGAAGACGGACTCGGCGTACTCCCGGGCCCGGACGACCGCCAGTTGCGGGTCGTCCGTGGTCCGGGCCGCGGTCCAGATCAGGGCGTCGAGGTCGTCGACCCGTTCGGTGAGGTCTGCGAAACCGGGGCCGTCGGGGCGGCCGAGGAGCGTGGCGCGGGGGTGTGGCAGATTGCTGATGGTGGACATGGGGTTCCCTCCCGGGTGATTCGAACTTTCGTGCTCGAATCCACTGTAATCGGACATTGCCGACTATGGGAGGTTTCTGTCATTCTGTTACGAGAAAGTGTGCTGGTGTTCGGGCTCTGAGGTGCGGGGATGGGGTGTGGGGGAGTGGAACCCGGTCACTCTTACGGCTTAGTAGGACTTGGGGAGGCCCAGCGTGTGCTGGGCGACGAAGTTCAGGATCATCTCCCGGCTCACCGGTGCGATCCGGGTCACCCGGGTCGCCGCGAGCAGCGGGGCCAGGCCGTACTCGGTCGCCAGGCCGTTGCCGCCGTGCGTCTGGATCGCCTGGTCGACGGCCTCCACCGCGGCGTCGGCGGCGGCGAACTTGGCCATGTTCGCGGCCTCGCCGGCGCCGAGGTCATCGCCGCTGTCGTAGAGCCAGGCCGCCTTCTGGGTCATCACCTTGGCCAGCTCGACGTGGATCGCGGCCTGGGCCAGCGGGTGCGCGACGCCCTGGTGGGTGCCGATCGGGCGGTCGCGCCAGACGGTCCGGGTCTTCGCGTACGAGGCGGCCCGTTCCAGGGCGTACTTCGCGGTGCCGATCGCGAACGCCGCGGCCATGATCCGTTCCGGGTTCAGGCCCGCGAACAGCTGGAGCAGGCCGGCGTCCTCGTCGCCGATCAGCGCGTCGGCCGGGAGACGGACGTCGTCGAAGAAGAGCTGGAACTGCTTCTCCGGGCCGGCGATCTCCATCTCGATCATGGTTCTGGTGAAGCCCGGGGCGTCGGTGGGGACCACCATGAGCGCCGGTTTCAGGTTGCCGGTTGCCGCGTCCTTGGTGCGGGAAACGACTAGGACCGCGTCGGACTCGTCGACGCCGGAGATGAAGACCTTCTGCCCGGACAGGACCCATTCGTCGCCGTCGCGGCGCACCGTGGTGGTGATGTTGTGCGAGTTGGAGCCCGCGTCCGGCTCGGTGATGCCGAAGGCCATCTTGAACGAGCCGTCGGCGATTCCCGGCAGCCACTTCCGCTTCTGCTCCTCGGTGCCGAAGCGGCTGATGATGGTGCCGCAGATGGCCGGGGAGACCACGATCAGCAGCAGCGGGCAGCCGGCCCGCGCCAGCTCCTCGCCGACCGCGGCCAGGTCGGCCATGCCGCCGCCCCCGCCGCCGTACTCCTCCGGCAGGTTGACGCCGAGGAAACCGGCCCGGCCCACCTCGTCCCACAGCTCGGTCGACTTCAGGCCGGCCTTGGCCTGCCGCCGTACGTAGTCCGGTCCGTACCGCTTGGCCAGGTCGCGCACCGCCTGGCGGAGCGCGACGCGCTCCTCGGGCTCCACGAAGCTCATGTCTGCCAGCCTGCCAGGCCGGGAATGCAAAAACAATCCTGCCTGTTTGTTTTTTCACCGGCGGTGGGGCCTGGGTTTCCAGGGACCGCCGGGGTGAGGAGACAACTGTGACAGAGGACATGTACGCCGGGTTGGACGACTACTCCCGGACCGTGGTCTCCGTCGCCGACACGCTGCGGCCTTCGGTGCTCAGCGTGCGGGTTCGGGGGCGGACGGGGGAGGGTTCCGGTTCTGCCGTCGCCTTTACCGGCGACGGGTTTTTGGCTACCAGTGCGCACGTCGTAGAGGGCGTGAGCGCGGGGCTGGCCGTCACTTCGGACGGCGACGAGTACGGATTCGACGTCGTGGGCCGCGACCGGCTCTCCGACCTGGCGGTGCTGCGCATGCCGCCGGGCCGGGTGCAGGCCGCCATCCTCGGCGACGCGGACACACTGCGCGTGGGCCAGCTCGTGGTCGCCGTCGGCAACCCGCTGGGGCTGGCCGGATCGGTGACCGCCGGCGTGGTCAGCGCGCTGGGCCGGTCGCTGCCGACCCGGACCCAGCGTGGGCAGTCGATCATCGACGACGTGATCCAGACCGATGCCGCGCTCAACTCAGGAAATTCCGGCGGTGCGCTCGGCGACCACCTCGGCCGGGTCGTCGGGGTGAACACCGCGGTGGCCGGCGTCGGACTGGGCCTGGCGGTGCCGATGAACGCCACCACACGCCTGATCCTGTCCGAGCTGATCAGCGCCGGGAAGGTGCGTCGGGCCTGGCTCGGGGTCGGCGGATCGACCACGCCGCTGCCCTCCGCGCTGGGCGGGAAGCTGGGCCGCCGCACCGGGTTCGGAGTGGCGCAGGTGGTGCCGGGCAGCCCTGCGGCGCAGGCCGGGGTACTGGTCGGCGACGTGCTGCTGAGCGTTGAGGGCCGCGAGATCGACAACGCGCAGGACCTGCAGCGGGTCATGCTGGCGCGGCGCGCCGGGGCCCAGGTCGCGATGACCCTGCACCGGCGCGGCGCGATGGTGGACGTGACGGTCGTGCTGGCCGAGCTGTCAGGAGTCTGACGGCTTGGAGGAATTGGCGGGCTCCGAGGGCTCCGAGGACTCCGATGAGGAGGGCTCCGGGGAATCCGAGATGTCCCGCCAGTGCGGCGTCTCGATGAGCGGTTCGGTCAACGGCCTGGCGATGGCGTCGGCGGGAGGTTCCTCGTCGAAGGCCAGCTCCACGTCGGGGATCTCGTCCGGGGGCGGGATGGCCACGTCGTCGGACTCCCCGCCCTCGATCGCGATGTGCTCCGGCCCGGCGTCCACCTTGTCGGGCTGGCTCTTGGTCACCGTGTCGACCGCCTTATAGGCGGCCTTCACCACATCGGTGGTCGCGGCACCGCCGCCGGCGCTCTCCAGGAAGCGGAGCAGCTCGACCGGGAACGGCAGGACCAGCGTCGAGTTCTTCTCCGCGGCGACCTCTACGATCGTCTGCAGAAGGCGCAGCTGCAGGGCCGCCGGTGTCTCGGCCATGATCCGCGCGGCGTCGGCCAGCTTGCCCGAGGCCTGGTACTCGCCGTCGGCGGTGATGATCCGGGCCCGGCGCTCGCGGTCGGCCTCGGCCTGGCGGGCCATCGACCGCTTCATGGACTCCGGCAGCGCCACGTCCTTGATCTCGACGCGGTCGATCTCCACGCCCCAGCCGGTCGCCGGGGTCTCCAGCATCAGCTCCATGCCCTGGTTCAGCGGCTCGCGGTTGGACAGCAGGTCGTCGAGCAGGCTCTTGCCGATGATGGAGCGCAGCGAGGTCTGCGCGACCAGCGACACCGCGTACTTGTAGTCCTGCACGTAGATGAGCGCGCGGGCCGGGTCGACGACCCGGAAATAGACGACGGCGTCCACTCGCACCGTGACGTTGTCCCGGGTGATGCCCTCCTGGGCCGGCACCGGCATGGTCACGACCTGCATGTTGACCGTGCGCAGCCGGTCCACGCCGGGGATGATCCGGGTCAGGCCCGGTTGTCGGACGCTGTCGAGGGCTCGGCCGAAGCGGAAGACGATGCCCCGCTCGTATTGCTTCACCGTGCGGAGCGAGGCGCCGAAGCCCGCCGCCCCGGCCGCCGCGGCGGCGATGATGGCGCTCACGATCGCAGTGATCATGGCGGTCCTTCCCAGAAAGGACGCGATGTCGGTGCCCCGCCGTCCGGCGTTCGCACCCTGGCCGATCAGTATACGAATTTCTTTATCGTTGGGGACCCTGTCCCGGTGCGGCCGACCGGCGGTTCAGCGGTATTCGGCGAGCCGGCGCCACACTCCGGCCAAGGTCAGCGCGATGACCGCGCCGAACAGCACCGCCGGGAGGGCAGCCCAGCCCGACGCGCCCGACCGCGCGTCGGCCATGGTGGCCTGGAAGGCCCCCAGCTGCTTGTCCGCGGCCTGGCCGAGGTGGGTGTCGAGGGCGTAGAAGTCCTGGCCCAGTTGGCCGCCGGCGATGCCGGTCGCCTCGGTGAGCGCGGAATCAACGTCGCCGCTGTCGACCTCGCTCTTGATTTTACCCGCGTCGCGTTGGACGGTTGTCCAATCGCTCTGGGCACGCTGGGAGAGGGCCTGGTCGGTACCGGCCAGACCGGTGCTGAGCAGGCCTGGAGTGCCGGGGGTGCCGTTGAGCGAGACCAGGTCGGCGGCGTAGCCGTGGTCGTAGCCGAAGTTCGGGGCGACGGTGTAGCGGACGATGGCGCCGACCGTGTCGTAGGACACCGCTCGGGCGTGCTGGATGCCCAGGTACGGGGTCATGTCGTTGTCGACGGCCTGCTGGATCCGGTCGCTTTGCTGCGCGGTCATGCTCAGTCCGGCGACGAGGAAGACGGCCGTGGCGACGGTCGCGATGGCCAGGAACGGGTTCAGCGCCCGGCGGAACCGGCGGGACAGCACCACCTGGAACAGGACCAGTGCCGCGAGCAGGGGGAGCGTGGTGACGAGCACCAGGATGGTGTCGAGGGTCCAGGCGTCGTTTTCGTTCTTGGCGGAGTCGTTCAGTTGCTTCGCATAGGAGTCGCGGATCTGCGCGGCGGCCGGTAGGAGGTCGAAGTGCATAACGTCCGTGGCGCGGCTGTAATAGGCCAGCGCGACGGAGTCCGGGTGGCCCTTGGTGGCAGTTGTGGAGAGCTGGTCCAGTGAGAGCGCCGTAGAGGACAGGTCGTGGTAAAGGGTGACCTTGTCCAGCATGGTCTGGAACTGCCCCTGGACCGCCTTGTCCGAAGTCCCGCCGATGGCCTGGCGCAGGTCGGCGTCGATCTCGGTGACCCGGCTGTTCACGGTGGCCTGCGCGTCGCCCTGCTCGGTGTCCAGGTCGCTGTCGCCGATGGTCAGGATCTCGCGCGCGGTCTGCGAGTCCAGGTCGCTGAGTGCGAAGTACAGGTCGGAGGCGGACTGCGCCAGCGGCGCGGTCTCCTGCCCCACCCGGGCCACTCCGTGCTGGGTGTCCGCCACGGCGAGCGTCCCCGTGGTCAGCGCCGCTGCCGCGAGTACTACAACAGCGCCGGTCCATAGCTGCAGCCTGGTCGGTGTCCTGCGTTCAGTTGTCCGCCCCACGGAACCACCGTAGGCACCCTTCGTGAACGGATGACGACGTCACGTAGAACGTTGATTCAACAGGCCGGTCGGACGGCCCCTGGGACTACTGTCGCGCGAAGCACCCGCGGCGGTCGGTAAAGTTTTCTCCTGATCGGCCCCGCCTGTTGACCCCCTTTGAAGGAGCACCCCGTGTCCGACTTCGCAGTGACGATCGCCGACGGCCCCAGCCGGGACGAGCGGACGGTCACGGTCGGCACGACGCTGGCGGACCTGTTCGCCTCTGGCGACGTCAAACACAGCGCCGGCGACCGCTCCGTCGTGGCCGCCCGCCTGACCGACCCGGCCGGGACCCGGCTCGTCGACCTGGCCACCCTGGCCAAGGCCGGTGACCTGGTCGAGCCGGTCGCCGCCGACTCCGAGGACGGTCGTGCGATCATCCGCCACTCGACCGCGCACGTGCTGGCGCAGGCCGTGCAGCAGGCGTTCCCGGAGGCGAAGCTCGGCATCGGCCCGCCGATCCGCAACGGCTTCTACTACGACTTCGACGTCGAGCGGCCGTTCACTCCGGAGGACCTGAAGGCTCTCGAGAGCCGGATGCAGACGATCATCAAGCAGGGGCAGTTGTTCTCGCGGCGTCCTGTGACGGATGAGGACGCCCGTGAGGAGCTCTCTGCAGAGCCCTACAAGCTGGAACTGATCGGGCTCAAGGGCAAGGCCTCCGCCGACGACGCCGGCGAGGGCGTGGACGTCGAGGTCGGCGCCGGCGAGCTCACGATCTACGACAACCTGGACGCCAAGACCGGCGAGCTGTGCTGGAAGGACCTCTGCCGCGGTCCGCACGTGCCGAGCACCCGGTTCATCCCGGCGTTCAAGCTGATGCGCTCTGCGGCCGCTTACTGGCGCGGTAGCGAGAAGAACCCGCAGTTGCAGCGCATTTACGGGACTGCGTGGGAGACCCGGGACGCGCTCAAGGCGCACCTGGAGTTCCTGGCCGAGGCGGAGAAGCGCGACCACCGCAAGATCGGTGCGGAGCTCGACCTGTTCTCGTTCCCCGACGAACTGGGTAGCGGTCTTCCGGTGTTCCACCCCAAGGGCGGGACCATCCGTCGGGTCATGGAGGACTACTCCCGTAAGCGCCATGAAGAGGCGGGGTACGAGTTCGTCAATACTCCGCACATCACTAAGGGGAACCTGTACGAGATCTCGGGCCACCTCGACTGGTACAAGGACGGGATGTTCCCGCCCATGGTTCTGGACGAGGGACACGGCAAGCAGGAGTACTACCTGAAGCCGATGAACTGCCCGATGCACAACCTGATCTACCGGGCCCGAGGGAAGTCCTACCGCGACCTTCCGCTGCGGCTGTTCGAGTTCGGCACGGTGTACCGCTATGAGAAGTCCGGCGTGGTGCACGGACTGACGCGGGTCCGTGGGCTTACCCAGGACGACGCGCACATCTACTGCACGCGCGAGCAGATGCGTGACGAGCTCGTCAGCCTGCTGCGGTTCGTGCTGGACCTGCTGCGTGACTACGGTCTGAACGACTTCTACCTGGAACTGTCCACTAAGGACCCGGAGAAGTACGTCGGTACCGATGAGGAATGGGAACTCGCTACAGAGACTCTGCGCGAGGTCGCGGAGGGCGAGGACCTGGAACTGGTCATGGACCCCGGCGGTGCGGCGTTCTACGGCCCGAAGATCTCGGTGCAGGCGCGCGACGCCATCGGCCGGACCTGGCAGATGTCGACCATCCAGCTCGACTTCCAGCTGCCGCAGCGCTTCGACCTGGAGTACCAGGCCGCCGACGGCTCGCGGCAGCGGCCGATCATGATCCACCGGGCGCTGTTCGGGTCGATCGAGCGGTTCTTCGGGGTGCTGACCGAGCACTACGCCGGGGCGTTCCCGGCCTGGCTGGCGCCGGTGCAGGTGGTCGGGATCCCGATCACCGACACGCACGTGCCGTACCTGGAGCTGGTGGCGGCGAAGCTGCGCGCGCAGGGCGTCCGGGTGGAGGTCGACTCCTCGGACGACCGGATGCAGAAGAAGATCCGCAACGCGCAGAAGCAGAAGGTCCCCTACATGCTGCTGGCCGGTGACGAGGATGTGGCGAAGGCCGCAGTTTCGTTCCGGTACCGCAGTGGGGAGCAGAACAACGGGGTGCCGGTGGACGACGCCGTCGCCGAGATCGTGAAGGCGGTGCAGGAGCGGATCTGAACGCGGATCCGCGGCGCCGCGTGGCGTGTCCGGTCGACCGGGACCGACGGGGGCCCCGGTCAGCCGGCCGGACACGGACGGGGAAGCAGGGGGATGAGCAGTGCTGATCACGCATGAGAGATGGCCGCGGACGGCGCAGGACGCCGAGGCGGAGCAGGCGCGGCTGGCGGGGCGGGTGGACGTGTCCACGCCGCTGACGCCGTTCCGGTACGTCGCGGGGCTGGACGTGGCCTATGCGATCGACTCCTCGCGGGTCGCGGGGGCGGTCGTGGTGCTCGACGCGGACACGCTCGCGGTCGAGGACATGGCGACGGCGGTGATGGACGTCGAGTTCCCGTATGTGTCCGGGCTGTTGGCGTTCCGGGAGATGCCGGCGCTGATCAGCGCGCTGGGGCGGCTGACGGTGGAGCCGGACGTGCTGGTGTGCGACGGGTACGGGATCGCGCATCCACGGCGGTTCGGGCTGGCGTGCCACCTCGGGGTGCTGGCCGGGAAACCGGCGATGGGGGTGGCGAAGACGGCCTTCGTGGGGCGGTTCGCCGAGCCCGGGATTCAGCGCGGTGAGGCTGCTGACTTGGTGCACGACGGGGAGGTCGTCGGTGCGGTGCTGCGGACTCAGCTTTCGACGAAGCCGGTGTACGTGTCGCCCGGGCATTTGATCACGGTGGGTGACGCCACGCGGCTGGCGCTGCGGTTGGCGACCAAGTTCCGGCTGCCGGAGACCACGCGGCTGGCCGACCAGCTTTCGCGGCGGGCGCTGGCGGGGGCGTAGGTCTTTCAGGTCCCCTTGGGGGTTTCTTCGGGGGCTTTCATGGGGCCTCTACGGGGTTTCTACGGGCTGGTCACCATGCACTTCGGTGTCGGTGGCCAGCTTTTTCAGGATGCGCACGAACAGGTCGGCCTCGATCGGGGTGAGGTCGGCGAGAAACGCCTTCTCCGCCTCCTGATGGCGGCGCTCGCCTTCGGCGAGGGT
This window of the Catenulispora sp. EB89 genome carries:
- a CDS encoding slipin family protein; its protein translation is MITAIVSAIIAAAAAGAAGFGASLRTVKQYERGIVFRFGRALDSVRQPGLTRIIPGVDRLRTVNMQVVTMPVPAQEGITRDNVTVRVDAVVYFRVVDPARALIYVQDYKYAVSLVAQTSLRSIIGKSLLDDLLSNREPLNQGMELMLETPATGWGVEIDRVEIKDVALPESMKRSMARQAEADRERRARIITADGEYQASGKLADAARIMAETPAALQLRLLQTIVEVAAEKNSTLVLPFPVELLRFLESAGGGAATTDVVKAAYKAVDTVTKSQPDKVDAGPEHIAIEGGESDDVAIPPPDEIPDVELAFDEEPPADAIARPLTEPLIETPHWRDISDSPEPSSSESSEPSEPANSSKPSDS
- a CDS encoding endonuclease V; the encoded protein is MLITHERWPRTAQDAEAEQARLAGRVDVSTPLTPFRYVAGLDVAYAIDSSRVAGAVVVLDADTLAVEDMATAVMDVEFPYVSGLLAFREMPALISALGRLTVEPDVLVCDGYGIAHPRRFGLACHLGVLAGKPAMGVAKTAFVGRFAEPGIQRGEAADLVHDGEVVGAVLRTQLSTKPVYVSPGHLITVGDATRLALRLATKFRLPETTRLADQLSRRALAGA
- the thrS gene encoding threonine--tRNA ligase, which encodes MSDFAVTIADGPSRDERTVTVGTTLADLFASGDVKHSAGDRSVVAARLTDPAGTRLVDLATLAKAGDLVEPVAADSEDGRAIIRHSTAHVLAQAVQQAFPEAKLGIGPPIRNGFYYDFDVERPFTPEDLKALESRMQTIIKQGQLFSRRPVTDEDAREELSAEPYKLELIGLKGKASADDAGEGVDVEVGAGELTIYDNLDAKTGELCWKDLCRGPHVPSTRFIPAFKLMRSAAAYWRGSEKNPQLQRIYGTAWETRDALKAHLEFLAEAEKRDHRKIGAELDLFSFPDELGSGLPVFHPKGGTIRRVMEDYSRKRHEEAGYEFVNTPHITKGNLYEISGHLDWYKDGMFPPMVLDEGHGKQEYYLKPMNCPMHNLIYRARGKSYRDLPLRLFEFGTVYRYEKSGVVHGLTRVRGLTQDDAHIYCTREQMRDELVSLLRFVLDLLRDYGLNDFYLELSTKDPEKYVGTDEEWELATETLREVAEGEDLELVMDPGGAAFYGPKISVQARDAIGRTWQMSTIQLDFQLPQRFDLEYQAADGSRQRPIMIHRALFGSIERFFGVLTEHYAGAFPAWLAPVQVVGIPITDTHVPYLELVAAKLRAQGVRVEVDSSDDRMQKKIRNAQKQKVPYMLLAGDEDVAKAAVSFRYRSGEQNNGVPVDDAVAEIVKAVQERI
- a CDS encoding S1C family serine protease — protein: MTEDMYAGLDDYSRTVVSVADTLRPSVLSVRVRGRTGEGSGSAVAFTGDGFLATSAHVVEGVSAGLAVTSDGDEYGFDVVGRDRLSDLAVLRMPPGRVQAAILGDADTLRVGQLVVAVGNPLGLAGSVTAGVVSALGRSLPTRTQRGQSIIDDVIQTDAALNSGNSGGALGDHLGRVVGVNTAVAGVGLGLAVPMNATTRLILSELISAGKVRRAWLGVGGSTTPLPSALGGKLGRRTGFGVAQVVPGSPAAQAGVLVGDVLLSVEGREIDNAQDLQRVMLARRAGAQVAMTLHRRGAMVDVTVVLAELSGV
- a CDS encoding acyl-CoA dehydrogenase family protein yields the protein MSFVEPEERVALRQAVRDLAKRYGPDYVRRQAKAGLKSTELWDEVGRAGFLGVNLPEEYGGGGGGMADLAAVGEELARAGCPLLLIVVSPAICGTIISRFGTEEQKRKWLPGIADGSFKMAFGITEPDAGSNSHNITTTVRRDGDEWVLSGQKVFISGVDESDAVLVVSRTKDAATGNLKPALMVVPTDAPGFTRTMIEMEIAGPEKQFQLFFDDVRLPADALIGDEDAGLLQLFAGLNPERIMAAAFAIGTAKYALERAASYAKTRTVWRDRPIGTHQGVAHPLAQAAIHVELAKVMTQKAAWLYDSGDDLGAGEAANMAKFAAADAAVEAVDQAIQTHGGNGLATEYGLAPLLAATRVTRIAPVSREMILNFVAQHTLGLPKSY